Sequence from the Janthinobacterium lividum genome:
GTGCCGAGAAAAGTCAGTTTGAACATGGGCGCATTATGCGGCAAGCCACCGCCGTTACCAACGCGCCCGCCTTCAGCCTGCCAATGGCGCGCTCAATTTGTCCTTGTAGATGCGCCCGTTCTTCATGATCAGCAGCAGGTTTTCTTCCGGCCGGGCGAGGAAATCGAGATTCTTCGCAGGGTCGCCATCGGCCACCAGCAAGTCGGCCAGCGCGCCCGCGGCCAGGCGGCCCAAAGTGCCCGGGTAGGGCGAGCGCTGGCCGGACAGGGCCAGCAGTTCGCCATTTTGCCCCGTCGCCTGCGCCAGCAAGGTCAGGGGATCGTAAAAGCGCGTGAGTTTCGCCAACTGGCGGCCCTGCGTGGGCGTGTTTTTCGCGTTGAACAGGATGTCCGTTCCCCAGCCCGTCCTGATGCCGTACTTTTGCGCCAGCGCATATGCCTTCACCGTGCCCTCCGAGACAATAGCCTGGCTGGCCTTGCGCGCCGCATCGGGATAGACATTCGCATCCGCGTCTTGCAGGAAAGGCTGCAGGCTCCACCACGTGCCCGTGTCGCGCATCATGCGCACGGATTCGTCGTCGGCCAGCTGGCCATGCTCGATGCTGCGCACGCCTGCGCGGATGGCCCGCTGTATGCCTTTCGGCGTGTAGACGTGGGTCATCACATACGTGCCCCAGTCGGTGGCCGCTTCCACGCCGGCGCGCAGTTCGCGTTCCGAATATTGCGTGCTGTCGAGCGGGTCGTACATCGAAGCGACGCCGCCGCCCGCCATCATCTTGATTTGCGTCGCGCCCAGCATCAATTGTTCGCGCACGCGGCGCAGCACTTCCGC
This genomic interval carries:
- a CDS encoding metal-dependent hydrolase family protein, coding for MDTWQTGGLKPRACDCGGTVFTILHQRVMADMRRRQFLGGAAAMLAPFVGLGLSTGNAIAQQPQTPQRPLLLTNLRLFDGTGKAPRSGIHVLVTGPTITALLPAGEKVDGAQVIDCQGKLVMPGLIDAHWHTMLAAINQVTAMTSDVGYLYLVAAQEAQRTLLRGFTSVRDPGGPAFALKRAIDEGIVDGPRIFPSGAMISQTSGHGDFRLRSDIPRAANAPLGMAETAGMAMIADGEAEVLRRVREQLMLGATQIKMMAGGGVASMYDPLDSTQYSERELRAGVEAATDWGTYVMTHVYTPKGIQRAIRAGVRSIEHGQLADDESVRMMRDTGTWWSLQPFLQDADANVYPDAARKASQAIVSEGTVKAYALAQKYGIRTGWGTDILFNAKNTPTQGRQLAKLTRFYDPLTLLAQATGQNGELLALSGQRSPYPGTLGRLAAGALADLLVADGDPAKNLDFLARPEENLLLIMKNGRIYKDKLSAPLAG